One window of the Klebsiella oxytoca genome contains the following:
- a CDS encoding DUF4156 domain-containing protein, which translates to MQVKYLAGIVGAALLLAGCSSSNELTSGGQNVRFVEDKPGSECQLLGTATGTQSNWLSGQNGDEGGSMRGAANALRNQAAAMGGNVIYGVSSPTQNLLSSFVPTDSQMNGQVYKCPN; encoded by the coding sequence ATGCAGGTAAAATATTTAGCAGGGATTGTCGGCGCAGCATTGTTGTTAGCAGGTTGCAGCTCCAGCAACGAATTAACTTCTGGTGGCCAGAACGTACGCTTTGTAGAAGATAAACCAGGCTCTGAATGCCAGCTGTTAGGAACCGCGACCGGTACGCAGAGCAACTGGCTGTCAGGGCAAAATGGCGACGAAGGTGGCTCTATGCGCGGCGCGGCAAACGCCCTGCGTAACCAGGCGGCAGCAATGGGCGGTAACGTGATTTACGGCGTCAGCAGCCCGACGCAGAACCTGCTGTCGAGCTTTGTCCCGACCGATAGCCAGATGAACGGCCAGGTTTATAAGTGCCCGAATTGA
- the yjeJ gene encoding YjeJ family protein — MQGTFIGFNTAGITFEERFLALLLKVKKANDSCEIYYLQAPVLADLLLILQNRMAFILQRLESKGDDYKDELIAYNETLLANIPTVEMAEIQQPSSERRIMSITLKPGETKSTLILVFQDEQIKTLTIDDRQVEAMIIGIQQALKTIGDQTIIQYLSSNLDFLMCYTVDLTTQPNIDYQQYPQEEWKLNLFSHYLGVLYCCETDEGKKIVSGAVVKTSAPHLSEQENSVVVRLIEKSPKLKAMHTELAPCQIFSTIIPSQPGRMLSLEECLRPLHSFYLEKKAELNS; from the coding sequence ATGCAAGGAACGTTTATTGGTTTTAATACTGCAGGAATTACCTTTGAAGAGAGATTCTTAGCGCTGCTGCTAAAGGTTAAAAAAGCGAATGATTCCTGTGAAATTTACTACCTTCAGGCTCCGGTCCTGGCCGATCTGCTTTTGATATTGCAGAACAGAATGGCTTTTATTCTTCAGCGACTTGAAAGCAAAGGGGATGACTATAAAGATGAGCTTATCGCCTATAACGAGACACTTCTTGCCAATATCCCCACGGTAGAAATGGCAGAAATACAACAACCTTCTTCTGAGCGGCGTATTATGTCTATTACGCTCAAACCTGGCGAAACAAAGTCAACATTAATTCTGGTGTTTCAGGATGAACAAATTAAGACTTTAACTATTGATGACCGACAGGTTGAAGCCATGATAATAGGTATTCAGCAAGCATTAAAAACCATCGGCGATCAAACGATTATCCAGTACTTGAGTTCAAATCTGGATTTTTTAATGTGCTACACAGTCGACTTAACCACCCAGCCCAATATTGATTACCAGCAGTATCCTCAGGAAGAGTGGAAGCTAAACCTGTTTTCCCATTATCTGGGCGTACTGTACTGCTGCGAGACAGATGAAGGGAAGAAAATTGTCTCCGGTGCGGTGGTCAAAACCAGCGCGCCACACTTGTCTGAACAGGAAAACAGCGTGGTAGTGCGGCTGATTGAGAAAAGCCCCAAGCTTAAGGCAATGCACACAGAGCTGGCACCATGCCAGATCTTCAGTACCATTATCCCTTCCCAGCCGGGAAGAATGCTCAGTCTGGAAGAGTGTTTACGTCCTCTGCACTCATTTTACCTTGAGAAGAAAGCAGAGCTTAATTCCTGA
- a CDS encoding peptidase domain-containing ABC transporter — MTNELFKTIIEKLNFSLTNKTPVILQSESSECGIACLTMVCGFYGLNIDLFNFRQRFGSPSQGATLMSLSKTAEHAGLKSRALALDLDEIRQLKLPCIIHWGMNHYVVLTKVKKNSFIVHDPALGKRIIGIKEMSNNFTGVALELWPDHNFQQEEAKSRLRLLDLMHKIVGLKSALIKIFAFSVVVEAIGLLLPIGTQLVTDHVIMAHDESLLSVICIGLIFFTLFRTFISMLRAWTSLTLNTLTNIQWKTTLFDHLASLPLSFFEKRHLGDIQSRFSSLDTIRSIFTNSIVTGIIDSIMTIGLLVMLTLYGGWLVWVVVGFTVCYAIMRFATYGFYRRVTEEQVVKGARANSHFMESLYGISTIKALNLKDRRSQHWLNLNIDASNAGIKQTRFDMMFGGINTFITSIDQVAVLWLGAIMVIDNEMTLGMFMAFNAYRGQFSQRASNLIDLVMQLRMLSLHNERLSEIAFSEPEKELPSRRVFTENTGVKLEARNLSYQYDPFSQPIFTNLNITVAPGESVALIGPSGVGKTTLLKVMCGLLSPDSGEILADNLEIKKIGLNNYRLGIACVLQEDRLFSGSLIDNISGFDDNPDLDFVMECARHCNIHDEIMKMAMGYETIVGELGLGISGGQKQRILIARALYRKPSILFMDEATSHLDLKNESVINQSISALSITRVIVAHRPSTIASADRVIDLSQPKSMATA, encoded by the coding sequence ATGACTAACGAATTATTTAAAACCATTATTGAAAAATTAAATTTTTCGCTTACTAATAAAACCCCTGTTATTTTACAGTCTGAATCTTCAGAATGTGGTATTGCTTGCCTGACGATGGTATGCGGTTTTTACGGATTAAACATTGATCTGTTTAATTTTCGTCAGCGGTTCGGTAGCCCCTCTCAGGGCGCCACACTGATGTCTTTGAGCAAAACAGCGGAACATGCAGGTTTAAAAAGTCGGGCGTTAGCTCTTGATCTCGATGAAATAAGGCAACTTAAGCTTCCCTGTATTATTCACTGGGGAATGAACCACTATGTAGTGCTCACAAAAGTAAAGAAAAATAGTTTTATCGTTCACGATCCAGCGCTGGGAAAACGAATTATTGGTATCAAAGAGATGTCAAATAATTTTACCGGCGTTGCCCTTGAACTCTGGCCTGACCATAACTTCCAGCAAGAAGAGGCCAAATCCCGGTTACGACTCCTGGATTTAATGCATAAAATTGTTGGTTTAAAATCGGCGCTGATTAAGATCTTTGCTTTCTCTGTTGTGGTAGAAGCCATTGGCCTCTTGCTACCGATTGGTACACAGTTAGTCACTGACCATGTGATTATGGCTCACGATGAAAGTTTACTATCTGTTATTTGTATTGGCTTGATATTTTTCACCCTATTCCGCACGTTTATTAGCATGTTACGAGCATGGACGTCGTTAACCTTAAATACGCTGACGAATATTCAATGGAAAACTACCTTATTCGATCATTTAGCAAGCTTGCCATTATCTTTTTTTGAGAAAAGGCATTTAGGCGATATACAGTCTCGTTTTTCCTCCCTGGACACTATTCGCTCAATATTTACCAATAGTATCGTTACCGGTATTATAGATTCAATAATGACGATCGGTTTGCTGGTGATGTTGACATTATATGGCGGCTGGTTAGTCTGGGTGGTAGTTGGTTTTACCGTATGCTATGCAATTATGCGCTTCGCTACCTATGGCTTTTACCGCCGGGTAACGGAAGAACAGGTCGTTAAGGGCGCACGTGCCAACTCCCACTTTATGGAGTCACTTTATGGTATTTCTACAATTAAGGCGCTGAATTTAAAAGACCGTCGTTCACAGCATTGGTTAAATCTTAACATTGATGCCAGCAACGCAGGGATAAAGCAAACCCGTTTCGATATGATGTTTGGTGGTATTAATACTTTTATTACCTCTATCGATCAGGTTGCTGTTCTTTGGCTGGGTGCCATCATGGTTATTGATAATGAAATGACGCTCGGTATGTTTATGGCATTTAACGCCTATCGAGGCCAATTTTCTCAACGTGCATCAAATCTCATTGATTTGGTGATGCAGCTTCGCATGCTATCGCTTCACAATGAACGTCTATCAGAAATCGCATTCAGCGAACCGGAAAAAGAACTTCCTTCTCGACGCGTTTTTACAGAAAACACAGGCGTGAAGCTCGAAGCAAGGAACCTTAGTTATCAATACGATCCTTTTTCACAACCCATTTTTACCAATCTAAACATCACCGTTGCTCCAGGAGAGTCTGTTGCGCTAATTGGCCCATCTGGCGTTGGCAAAACCACGCTTTTGAAAGTCATGTGCGGTCTGCTCTCGCCTGACTCCGGTGAAATACTTGCGGACAACCTTGAGATTAAAAAAATCGGTTTAAATAACTATCGCCTCGGTATCGCCTGCGTACTTCAGGAGGACCGCCTCTTTTCCGGCTCACTTATCGATAATATCAGTGGTTTTGATGATAACCCCGATTTGGATTTTGTGATGGAGTGTGCCAGACATTGCAACATTCATGATGAAATCATGAAGATGGCGATGGGATATGAAACCATTGTCGGCGAACTGGGGCTGGGCATTTCCGGTGGGCAAAAACAGCGTATCCTCATTGCCCGTGCGCTGTATCGCAAACCGAGTATCTTATTTATGGATGAGGCCACCAGCCACCTGGATCTTAAAAATGAGTCGGTCATCAATCAGTCGATTTCGGCGTTAAGTATTACCCGGGTTATCGTTGCGCACCGACCATCAACTATTGCATCAGCCGATCGCGTTATCGACCTCTCACAACCGAAATCGATGGCTACAGCTTAA